One part of the Macrobrachium nipponense isolate FS-2020 chromosome 38, ASM1510439v2, whole genome shotgun sequence genome encodes these proteins:
- the LOC135209675 gene encoding LOW QUALITY PROTEIN: uncharacterized protein LOC135209675 (The sequence of the model RefSeq protein was modified relative to this genomic sequence to represent the inferred CDS: inserted 2 bases in 1 codon; deleted 2 bases in 1 codon), giving the protein MEPLHQAITIIEGVTEEISSAFGSDALKRIDPDRLFAKAELHIKNGLSVDAAKEEILASIALKQEKHHVKKRCRVDSSEASTSSSENASNSNDSQKTSTQILHVNDLEHAPSHSAVIYNDNELKEVISQKSESSTIGAGSLKADAVNQMCKSAQNYPCAANLEYSEDSTSCKASSSNKTGVKHFQEVSEEEFDSQSSNPPVTSSESEKTEINTTECESDSSDKDYFSGFLDPSSSGVFQAHEVFKKEAENVEAATSQSSCDQANLSSIGSPEVSVLSPSPKPTPLIDLGDDSTCSDRSSCNSDIVVVDEVEKSLNTELKLGGRKMSASKAGKGMSDFEGILNIPGSSSLVSSKDFVGKSVGYAVDQAFDLAYTSESNIMVNTMENHNVDYNKITSPESERNIIVNMMENHNVDYSKMNSPESQMIDMQQSLENAVELGKNDSSQNQKTAKQNGGTDFFDSDSSSEEDPNDKLWKDAQFICSLLPELEXADVHETMVANFYHPDRKAHVLEAYIQLALDRDEMVPDNVFLSLNAARKRSHTEACGQEAVNGKKQKVGHADPRPATYGNTYNAVNVFVEANEPVPSTSRVVPRAVFSDRPESGVQGNASGLENRDEREKWIREKLDFVSAVVCDMDKDHIRAQLNSCYSDSDVGALITRLIEEPPRPQAPSQLNIASGTMPEATNQPNTSAFQAVDRGRPAEVPVNEDNSSSGEGPSGEGEELPNAADTEDRIMVQINTLAEMFSDADPDYLRERCISLHGKQEDFQALVEELMEKKEYPKLEEYLKRQKRLEIKKKFIEGMSVEEFLEYFQDPEKVFCDTEKKMSVTYMENARTQLLRDLPYHLSKDIDNELRKNNYHYLPTLRALEGNRKLSRRKTKRVSPPKDSDLDDIFIKEQCYVRMQLEIKEYLLKKEENKRRAFLWAKAANQLQVCGCCYDDEILEEDMDSCNSPEIKHKFCCNCIRRFAEEEIGQGRINFRCLEGDCKAEFSLGTLKKLLKPSVFSNILARKQLEEIAAAGIEDLESCPFCNFQTIMPNREDKVFKCLNPDCMKDSCRLCKEPNHVPLRCEEVEKQHQKDARTFLENKMTEAMVRECWKCKKRFIKADGCNKMRCSCGAMMCYICKKAIKGYDHFEDNPVPINKNKCPLWSNSEKIHAEEVRDAAKKLKDELDPGIELKHDPTKDLPEIPKHLEHRPAPNVAGFIPPPAHQRRDHHHVIPRYGALFPPPLAHHHQRVPPQAHHHIHQVVPQIQIDPHQPPQPAISIRPFLPYIS; this is encoded by the exons ATGGAACCTTTGCACCAGGCAATAACAATCATTGAAGGTGTGACTGAAGAAATAAGTAGTGCCTTTGGTAGTGATGCTCTTAAACGTATAGATCCAGACAGGCTGTTTGCTAAAGCTGAACTTCATATCAAGAATGGTCTGTCAGTTGATGCAGCCAAAGAAGAGATTCTAGCTAGCATTGCACTAAAACAAGAGAAACATCATGTGAAAAAGAGATGCAGAGTAGATTCTTCAGAAGCATCTACAAGTAGTAGTGAGAATGCATCAAATAGTAATGATTCACAAAAGACCTCAACTCAGATATTACATGTTAATGATTTAGAACACGCTCCAAGTCATAGTGcagttatatataatgataatgaattaaAAGAGGTGATCAGTCAAAAAAGTGAATCTTCTACAATTGGTGCAGGAAGCTTGAAGGCAGATGCAGTTAATCAGATGTGTAAGTCTGCTCAAAATTATCCTTGTGCTGCTAATTTAGAATATTCGGAAGACAGTACAAGCTGTAAAGCAAGCAGTTCAAACAAAACTGGTGTAAAACATTTCCAAGAAGTGTCTGAGGAAGAATTTGATTCCCAGAGCAGCAATCCTCCTGTGACTTCTAGTGAATCAGAGAAAACggaaataaatactactgagtGTGAATCTGATAGTAgtgataaagattatttttcaggtTTCTTGGATCCCTCCTCTTCAGGTGTTTTTCAAGCCCATGAAGTGTTTAAAAAAGAGGCAGAGAATGTAGAAGCTGCCACTTCACAATCAAGTTGTGATCAAGCTAATTTGTCATCTATTGGAAGTCCCGAAGTTAGTGTATTAAGTCCTTCGCCAAAGCCAACACCTTTGATAGACCTGGGCGATGATAGCACTTGTTCGGATCGGTCATCTTGCAATAGTGATATAGTTGTAGTTGATGAAGTTGAGAAAAGTTTGAATACAGAACTAAAGTTGGGTGGTAGGAAAATGTCAGCTTCGAAGGCAGGCAAAGGAATGTCTGATTTTGAAGGCATATTAAATATTCCGGGTTCGTCGAGTTTAGTGTCTAGTAAGGACTTTGTTGGTAAGAGTGTAGGATATGCTGTAGATCAAGCTTTTGACCTTGCATATACTTCGGAGAGTAACATCATGGTAAATACGATGGAGAATCATAATGTAGATTATAACAAAATTACCTCTCCTGAGTCGGAGAGGAACATCATTGTAAATATGATGGAGAATCATAATGTAGATTATAGCAAAATGAACTCTCCTGAGTCGCAGATGATTGATATGCAGCAATCCTTAGAAAATGCTGTTGAGCTAGGGAAAAATGACTCATCTCAAAAtcaaaagactgcaaagcagaATGGGGGTACTGATTTTTTTGACAGTGATTCATCAAGTGAAGAAGACCCAAATGACAAGTTGTGGAAAGATGCTCAGTTCATTTGCTCATTACTGCCTGAATTGGA GGCAGATGTACATGAGACCATGGTAGCTAATTTTTATCATCCTGATCGTAAAGCTCACGTTTTGGAAGCTTACATTCAGCTAGCTCTCGATCGCGATGAAATGGTACCTGATAATGTATTTTTAAGTTTAAATGCTGCCAGAAAGCGATCTCATACAGAAGCTTGTGGTCAAGAGGCTGTGAATGGAAAGAAACAAAAAGTTGGTCATGCAGATCCTAGGCCAGCTACTTATGGAAACACTTATAATGCAGTGAATGTATTTGTTGAGGCAAATGAGCCTGTCCCCTCCACAAGCAGAGTAGTTCCTAGGGCTGTGTTTAGTGATCGTCCTGAGTCTGGCGTGCAAGGAAATGCAAGCGGTCTTGAGAATCgagatgaaagagagaaatggaTTCGAGAAAAGTTAGATTTTGTCAGTGCTGTAGTATGTGATATGGATAAGGACCACATTCGTGCACAGTTGAATAGCTGTTATAGTGATAGCGATGTCGGGGCGTTAATAACAAGGCTTATAGAGGAGCCGCCAAGACCTCAAGCTCCAAGTCAACTAAACATTGCCAGTGGAACAATGCCTGAGGCAACTAACCAACCAAATACAAGTGCCTTCCAAGCAGTGGATAGAGGAAGGCCTGCTGAAGTTCCTGTAAATGAGGACAACAGTTCATCTGGCGAAGGACCCTCTGGTGAGGGTGAAGAACTGCCGAATGCGGCTGATACTGAAGACCGTATCATGGTGCAAATTAACACCCTGGCTGAGATGTTTAGTGATGCAGATCCTGACTACTTGCGAGAAag ATGTATCAGTTTGCATGGAAAACAAGAAGATTTCCAGGCTCTTGTAGAGGAACTAATGGAGAAAAAGGAATATCCTAAATTGGAAGAATATCTGAAGCGTCAGAAGCGATTGGAGATCAAAAAGAAGTTTATTGAGGGGATGTCTGTGGAGGAGTTCCTGGAATATTttcaagatcctgaaaag GTATTTTGTGATACTGAGAAGAAAATGAGTGTAACGTACATGGAAAATGCTCGCACACAGCTCTTGAGAGACCTGCCATACCATCTCAGCAAGGATATAGACAACGAACTGAGAAAAAATAACTATCACTACCTGCCAACTCTCAGAGCTCTAGAG GGAAATAGAAAGCTAAGTCGACGGAAGACCAAACGTGTTTCACCGCCAAAGGATAGTGACTTAgatgatatatttataaaggAACAGTGCTATGTCCGCATGCAGCTTGAGATTAAGGAGTATCTtttaaagaaagaggaaaataagcGGAGAGCATTTTTGTGG GCCAAGGCAGCAAATCAGCTTCAAGTATGTGGTTGCTGTTACGATGATGAAATTTTAGAAGAGGATATGGATTCATGTAATTCACCTGAGATAAAACACAAATTTTGTTGCAACTGTATAAGAAG ATTTGCTGAAGAAGAAATTGGTCAGGGA AGAATAAATTTTCGGTGTCTAGAAGGGGATTGCAAGGCAGAATTTTCCCTCGGCACTCTCAAGAAACTTTTGAAGCCATCTGTCTTTTCAAACATCTTAGCTCGTAAGCAGTTGGAGGAAATAGCTGCTGCTGGTATTGAGGATTTAGAATCATGTCCATTCTGCAATTTTCAGACAATCATGCCCAACAGAGAAGacaaggttttcaagtgtctgaATCCTGACTGTATGAAGGATTCTTGCAG ATTGTGCAAAGAACCAAACCATGTACCTCTGCGATGTGAAGAAGTTGAAAAACAGCATCAGAAAGATGCAAGAACATTTTTAGAAAATAAGATGACAGAAGCAATGGTTAG GGAGTGTTGGAAGTGCAAAAAACGTTTTATCAAGGCAGATGGTTGTAATAAGATGCGTTGCTCGTGTGGTGCTATGATGTGCTACATTTGCAAAAAGGCAATTAAAGGATATGATCATTTTGAAGATAATCCTGTccctataaataaaaacaa GTGCCCACTGTGGAGTAACTCTGAGAAGATACACGCTGAAGAAGTACGAGATGCAGCAAAGAAATTGAAAGATGAGCTAGACCCAGGCATTGAATTGAAACACGACCCTACAAAAGACTTGCCAGAG ATTCCTAAACACTTGGAGCACCGGCCCGCCCCAAATGTTGCAGGCTTCATCCCTCCTCCAGCTCATCAGAGAAGAGATCACCACCACGTAATTCCCAGGTACGGAGCTCTCTTCCCGCCACCACTTGCCCATCACCACCAGCGCGTCCCACCTCAGGCTCATCATCACATTCATCAAGTTGTGCCGCAGATACAAATCGATCCCCACCAGCCTCCGCAACCAGCCATCAGCATCCGGCCATTCCTCCCATACATCTCGTGA